In a genomic window of Streptomyces sp. BHT-5-2:
- a CDS encoding MAB_1171c family putative transporter, which yields MNAVKAAVFPACAVLCVLALLYKLRDLRHHRRDPALLALLIAFFCKGISFTLSTPSVSRAVDGYVGVADLGALGIHLFGGVASSAAFLTAIVFWVYPPEAARRRALVRLLIAALCAVAMVTMWAAAGSGDQRRSAHYLLQNVHRPVVAAYLLLYVSAFGAGMIEIIRLCRRYGRVAGRQWLRRGLYSTAIGASACLVYCLNRLVSLIAVQCGLDPLDWELLTPVANGTGIFFLVAGLTMPSWGPRIAEWRRLARNFVTYQRLHPLWAALYTAVPDIALNPQHAGRLARFLPGDISYRLYRMVIEIQDGLLTLRPYVASGAAEDARQSAEAAGLSGDRLHAMVQATTLVSALRAKHDDRPPVRGSVAVGPEAARGGDYTQEVGRLLDVARAYATVRSTDRCRERRVR from the coding sequence ATGAACGCGGTGAAGGCCGCCGTCTTCCCCGCGTGCGCCGTCCTCTGTGTGCTCGCGCTGCTGTACAAGCTGCGCGACCTGCGGCATCACCGGCGCGATCCGGCCCTGCTCGCGCTGCTCATCGCGTTCTTCTGCAAGGGGATCTCGTTCACGCTCTCCACACCCTCCGTCTCACGGGCAGTGGACGGGTACGTGGGGGTGGCCGATCTCGGGGCGCTGGGCATCCATCTCTTCGGCGGCGTCGCCTCGAGTGCCGCCTTTCTGACGGCGATCGTCTTCTGGGTGTACCCGCCCGAGGCCGCCCGGCGGCGGGCCCTGGTCCGGCTGCTCATCGCAGCCCTGTGTGCGGTCGCCATGGTCACCATGTGGGCGGCGGCAGGCAGCGGGGACCAGCGGCGCAGCGCCCACTATCTGTTGCAGAACGTGCACCGGCCGGTGGTCGCCGCCTATCTGCTGCTCTACGTCAGCGCGTTCGGCGCCGGCATGATCGAGATCATCCGGCTGTGCCGCCGCTACGGGCGGGTGGCCGGCCGGCAGTGGTTGCGAAGGGGCCTGTACAGCACGGCGATCGGGGCGAGCGCCTGCCTGGTGTACTGCCTGAACCGGCTGGTCTCGCTGATCGCGGTGCAGTGCGGACTGGACCCGCTCGACTGGGAACTGCTGACGCCGGTGGCCAACGGGACCGGTATCTTCTTCCTGGTGGCAGGGCTCACCATGCCTTCCTGGGGGCCGCGAATCGCCGAATGGCGGCGACTGGCCCGCAACTTCGTCACCTATCAGCGGCTGCACCCCCTGTGGGCGGCGCTGTACACGGCGGTGCCGGACATCGCGCTCAATCCGCAGCACGCCGGCCGCCTCGCCCGCTTCCTGCCCGGTGACATCAGCTACCGCCTGTACCGCATGGTCATCGAGATCCAGGACGGCCTGCTCACGCTCCGGCCGTACGTGGCGTCCGGCGCGGCCGAGGACGCCCGGCAGTCGGCCGAGGCGGCGGGACTGTCCGGCGACCGGCTGCACGCCATGGTGCAGGCCACCACACTGGTGTCGGCGCTGCGCGCCAAGCACGACGACCGTCCGCCGGTCCGTGGCTCCGTGGCGGTCGGCCCGGAGGCCGCCCGGGGCGGGGACTACACCCAAGAAGTCGGCCGGCTGCTGGATGTCGCCCGCGCCTACGCCACCGTCCGGTCCACCGACCGGTGCAGGGAGAGGAGAGTTCGTTGA
- a CDS encoding glycosyltransferase family 39 protein, producing the protein MRHGRLSIFVWPALLALSLGLWGLTRQHSMWRDEAATWQAAHRSLAEIWHMVGRADVVHGLYYAVMHEAFALFGDSLITLRLPSVLATATACGLTALVGARLAGRPVGIAAGLALAIVPAVQEHAQEGRSYALVLAFVTLATWLLTEALLLPGGWRWVCYAGAVLIAAWLNWFSLFALVAHGVTVAWVRPGRARCAGWGLAACGAVVGTLPIILTSRSQASLVSWIKPLGWSTALGVLLTIALAALCSRLPQARRTDTTHDPAALPRINLAAVALPLCAVPQVSLALISVVKPLYITRYVLFAYAGLALLIGALLVALTTRLRVRIHVLLPAAVALALLALLPIELRLRTVESRVDDVLTAATTVGRVRQAADGVVYIPAARRDTALVSPRQFAGLRDLALAQGAVESGTLKGIEAEPRDIERAMLAAQRIVLVTDPGPRRAGSVRDRTKQHVLDAYFVRRSDSVQRGRRISVYERRQSPAPTR; encoded by the coding sequence GTGCGACACGGTCGCCTATCCATCTTCGTCTGGCCGGCTCTCCTTGCCCTCTCCCTGGGGCTGTGGGGCCTCACCCGTCAGCACAGCATGTGGCGGGACGAGGCGGCGACCTGGCAGGCGGCGCACCGTTCCCTGGCCGAGATATGGCACATGGTCGGCCGGGCCGACGTCGTCCACGGCCTGTACTACGCGGTGATGCACGAGGCGTTCGCCCTCTTCGGCGACAGCCTGATCACCCTGCGACTGCCTTCGGTGCTCGCCACGGCCACCGCGTGCGGACTGACGGCCCTCGTGGGCGCCCGGCTCGCCGGCCGCCCGGTCGGGATCGCGGCCGGACTGGCCCTGGCGATCGTCCCGGCCGTCCAGGAGCACGCCCAGGAAGGGCGCTCCTACGCCCTCGTCCTCGCCTTCGTGACCCTCGCGACCTGGCTCCTCACCGAGGCCCTGCTCCTGCCGGGCGGATGGCGTTGGGTCTGCTACGCGGGAGCGGTGCTGATCGCCGCCTGGCTCAACTGGTTCTCACTGTTCGCGCTGGTCGCCCACGGCGTCACGGTGGCCTGGGTGCGCCCGGGCCGTGCACGGTGTGCCGGGTGGGGACTGGCCGCCTGCGGCGCCGTTGTCGGCACCCTGCCGATCATCCTGACCAGCCGCAGCCAGGCATCCCTGGTCTCCTGGATCAAACCCCTCGGCTGGTCGACGGCGCTCGGGGTGCTGCTCACCATCGCGCTCGCGGCCCTCTGCTCACGCCTGCCGCAGGCCCGCCGGACAGACACCACCCATGACCCGGCCGCGCTCCCCCGTATCAACCTCGCCGCCGTTGCGCTCCCCCTTTGCGCGGTCCCCCAGGTGTCCCTGGCGTTGATCTCCGTCGTCAAGCCGCTCTACATCACCCGCTACGTGCTGTTCGCCTACGCGGGGCTCGCCCTCCTCATCGGCGCCCTCCTGGTCGCCCTCACCACGCGGCTCAGAGTCCGCATACACGTACTGCTCCCCGCCGCCGTGGCGCTGGCCCTCCTGGCACTGCTCCCGATCGAGCTCCGCCTGCGGACGGTGGAGAGCCGCGTCGACGACGTCCTGACGGCGGCAACCACGGTCGGCCGTGTCCGCCAGGCCGCCGACGGTGTCGTCTACATACCCGCCGCCCGCCGCGACACCGCCCTCGTCTCGCCCCGTCAGTTCGCCGGCCTACGGGACCTGGCCCTGGCCCAGGGGGCGGTGGAGTCCGGCACGTTGAAGGGCATAGAGGCCGAGCCGCGCGACATAGAGCGGGCGATGCTCGCCGCACAGCGCATCGTGCTCGTCACGGACCCGGGGCCCCGACGTGCCGGGTCCGTGCGCGACCGCACCAAGCAACACGTCCTGGACGCGTACTTCGTCCGCCGCTCGGACAGCGTCCAACGAGGCCGCCGGATAAGCGTCTACGAACGGCGCCAGTCACCCGCGCCCACGCGCTGA
- a CDS encoding LysR substrate-binding domain-containing protein: MELRTLRYFVAVAEELHFGRAAVRLHMSQPPLSRAIKQLETEVGAALFDRSPAGVRLTPVGAVLLDEARALLARADRVRDRVAAAAGAAALTIGILGDSTDPRAVRLAGVYRRRHPRMEIHIRETDLTDPTCGLRAGLVDVALTRRPFDGTGLTVHELRADPVGALLRTDDPLARRDSLKLADLADRRWFRFPDGTDPLWQSYWNGGEAREGPVVRAVQECRQAVLWNGTVGMTLLGHEPTAGLTVVPVLDMPPSRLVVAWNEGDTNPLLRSFVQIALRAYRG; the protein is encoded by the coding sequence GTGGAGCTACGCACCCTGCGCTACTTCGTGGCGGTGGCCGAGGAACTCCATTTCGGCCGCGCCGCCGTTCGGCTGCACATGAGCCAGCCGCCGCTGAGCCGGGCGATCAAGCAACTGGAGACCGAGGTCGGCGCCGCGCTCTTCGACCGGTCCCCGGCCGGTGTCAGGCTCACCCCGGTGGGAGCGGTACTGCTCGACGAGGCGCGCGCTCTGCTCGCCCGGGCGGACCGGGTACGCGACCGCGTGGCCGCCGCGGCCGGCGCCGCGGCCCTCACCATCGGCATCCTGGGCGACAGCACCGACCCGCGCGCCGTGCGACTGGCCGGTGTCTACCGCCGACGGCACCCGCGCATGGAGATCCACATCCGCGAGACCGACCTGACCGATCCCACCTGCGGGCTGCGTGCGGGGCTGGTCGATGTCGCCCTGACCCGCAGGCCGTTCGACGGGACCGGCCTGACCGTGCACGAGCTGCGTGCCGACCCGGTGGGTGCGCTGCTGCGCACCGACGACCCGCTGGCCCGCCGTGACAGCCTGAAGCTGGCCGATCTCGCCGACCGCCGCTGGTTCCGCTTCCCGGACGGCACCGACCCCCTCTGGCAGTCGTACTGGAACGGCGGTGAGGCCCGCGAGGGCCCGGTGGTGCGCGCCGTCCAGGAATGCCGACAGGCCGTCCTCTGGAACGGAACGGTGGGGATGACGCTCCTGGGCCACGAGCCGACCGCGGGACTCACCGTGGTGCCGGTGCTCGACATGCCGCCCAGCCGCCTGGTGGTGGCCTGGAACGAGGGCGACACGAACCCGCTGCTCCGCTCCTTCGTCCAGATCGCACTCCGCGCCTACCGCGGCTGA
- a CDS encoding WXG100 family type VII secretion target translates to MTDQQQDLEHPSQAGEICDLLSPDGDRSSRLRACAEVWRDTARSLEGTIEAQGREVARLGDNWRGPAADAFHAHWNHTRRQVTEALPQFEAVAEQLEAAADAVAAHAAAADVAEAADGAARLGQLLIRVAAALETAREAMSKSELPA, encoded by the coding sequence ATGACCGATCAGCAGCAGGACCTGGAGCACCCGTCGCAGGCAGGGGAGATCTGCGATCTTTTGAGTCCCGACGGGGACCGGTCGTCCCGCCTGCGGGCGTGTGCCGAGGTCTGGCGGGACACGGCCCGCAGTCTGGAGGGCACCATCGAAGCGCAGGGCAGGGAGGTCGCCCGGCTCGGGGACAACTGGCGGGGCCCTGCCGCGGATGCCTTCCACGCGCACTGGAACCACACCAGGCGCCAGGTGACGGAGGCGTTGCCGCAGTTCGAAGCCGTGGCCGAGCAGTTAGAGGCCGCCGCCGACGCGGTCGCGGCGCATGCGGCGGCCGCGGACGTCGCGGAGGCGGCGGACGGGGCCGCCCGACTCGGGCAGCTCCTGATCCGGGTCGCCGCGGCGCTGGAGACGGCGAGGGAGGCGATGTCGAAGAGCGAGCTGCCGGCCTGA
- a CDS encoding aldo/keto reductase has translation MKYRKLGSDGPEVSAIGLGCMGMSIAYGVPDEEESQRTLDQALETGITLLDTADAYGQGGNEELVGRWLRRHAQERDRMVVATKFGLRHDATTGRVGDVDTSAEYVPLACRASLRRLGVEHIDLYYAHRRDPATPIEETVGAMARLVEAGLVRHIGLSEVSPATLRKAHAVHPVSAVQVEYSLFTRNVVEGELLSTCRELGIAVVAYSPLGRGMLTGALSSRSELAADDNRRRWPRFADENIQRNLALVQAVRDVAERIGCSPAQAALAWLLAQGEDIVPIPGTKHRRYLRENVAAVAVALSDADRDLLRRTVPEGAVAGERYPAAALERLGH, from the coding sequence TTGAAGTACCGCAAGCTGGGCAGCGACGGCCCCGAGGTGTCCGCGATCGGCCTGGGCTGCATGGGGATGTCGATCGCCTACGGGGTGCCGGACGAGGAGGAGTCCCAGCGCACCCTGGACCAGGCACTCGAAACCGGCATCACCCTCCTGGACACCGCGGACGCCTACGGCCAGGGCGGCAACGAGGAGTTGGTCGGACGCTGGCTGCGCAGACACGCCCAGGAACGCGACCGGATGGTGGTGGCGACCAAGTTCGGGCTTCGCCATGACGCCACCACGGGCCGGGTCGGCGACGTCGACACCTCCGCCGAGTACGTGCCCCTCGCCTGCCGGGCCTCGCTGCGCCGCCTGGGCGTCGAGCACATCGACCTCTACTACGCCCACCGCCGCGACCCCGCCACTCCCATCGAGGAGACGGTGGGTGCCATGGCCCGGCTGGTGGAGGCCGGACTGGTGCGGCACATCGGGCTCAGCGAAGTCAGTCCCGCGACGCTGCGCAAGGCCCATGCGGTCCACCCGGTCAGCGCGGTCCAGGTGGAGTACTCCCTCTTCACCCGCAACGTCGTGGAGGGCGAACTCCTTTCCACCTGCCGGGAGTTGGGCATCGCGGTGGTGGCCTACTCCCCGCTCGGGCGCGGCATGCTCACCGGCGCCCTCTCCTCCCGCAGCGAACTCGCCGCGGACGACAACCGCCGGCGCTGGCCCCGCTTCGCCGACGAGAACATCCAACGCAACCTGGCGCTCGTCCAGGCGGTACGGGACGTCGCCGAGCGCATCGGCTGCTCGCCCGCCCAGGCAGCGCTTGCCTGGCTGCTCGCCCAGGGTGAGGACATCGTGCCCATCCCCGGCACCAAGCACCGGCGCTATCTGCGGGAGAACGTCGCCGCGGTGGCTGTCGCCCTGTCCGACGCCGACCGTGATCTGCTGCGCCGGACCGTGCCGGAGGGGGCGGTGGCGGGCGAACGCTACCCGGCGGCGGCGTTGGAGCGCCTGGGACACTGA
- a CDS encoding ImmA/IrrE family metallo-endopeptidase, translating into MADLSSRAHQQPRKKQLKELRRASAAVLARLDLSDGCSIATVMERLSADRGRPIQLVPLPLGAAAPCGMWLATDAFDVIVVEADTSRLHQDHIIAHELAHMLCHHRDSSGFDAATVRGLMPNLDPKRVREMLGRTSYSTAEEQEAEIVASLILERVTRPAVESVWRVPSADAETVGRIESSLNRGAGPHAQ; encoded by the coding sequence GTGGCGGACTTGTCCTCCAGGGCTCACCAGCAGCCCCGCAAGAAGCAACTCAAGGAACTGCGCCGGGCCTCTGCCGCGGTACTGGCGCGCCTGGACCTGTCCGACGGATGCAGTATCGCCACGGTGATGGAGCGGCTCAGCGCCGACCGGGGGCGGCCCATCCAGTTGGTACCGCTTCCCCTGGGGGCGGCGGCTCCCTGCGGTATGTGGCTGGCGACGGACGCCTTCGACGTCATCGTGGTCGAGGCGGACACCAGTCGTCTGCACCAGGACCACATCATCGCCCATGAGCTCGCCCACATGCTGTGCCACCACCGCGACTCCTCGGGATTCGACGCGGCGACGGTGCGCGGCCTGATGCCCAATCTGGACCCCAAGCGGGTGCGGGAGATGCTGGGGCGCACCAGCTACTCCACCGCGGAGGAGCAGGAGGCGGAGATCGTCGCCTCCCTCATCCTCGAACGCGTCACCCGCCCCGCGGTGGAGTCGGTGTGGCGTGTGCCGTCCGCCGATGCCGAGACGGTCGGGCGCATCGAGAGCTCGCTCAACCGCGGCGCGGGGCCCCATGCCCAGTAG
- a CDS encoding CHAP domain-containing protein, giving the protein MTLRTTRHTAVRAMLAAAVAVPSLMLAAGPASAAPEDIVGVANANLDHHACDTNSAGQQGYNSSCTGDGGSPENWCADFVAWAWAQAGYDVNGLSPAAGSFAEYGAGLHPDPHVGDAVVFDYRGNGSADHVAIVTAVNGDGSIESTGGNEVTEDAATSTVHHDGPYSGAVGDSSYWNMAISGYVSPTNRP; this is encoded by the coding sequence ATGACACTTCGGACGACCCGGCACACCGCCGTGAGGGCCATGCTGGCCGCAGCCGTGGCGGTGCCGTCCCTGATGCTGGCCGCGGGCCCGGCGTCGGCCGCGCCCGAGGACATCGTCGGGGTCGCGAACGCCAATCTGGACCATCACGCCTGTGACACCAACAGCGCGGGCCAACAGGGCTACAACTCCAGTTGCACAGGCGACGGCGGCTCGCCGGAGAACTGGTGCGCGGACTTCGTGGCCTGGGCCTGGGCGCAGGCGGGCTACGACGTCAACGGCCTGTCACCGGCGGCCGGCAGCTTCGCGGAGTACGGCGCGGGGCTGCATCCGGATCCCCATGTCGGTGACGCGGTCGTCTTCGACTACCGGGGCAACGGGAGCGCCGATCACGTCGCCATCGTCACGGCGGTCAACGGTGACGGCAGCATCGAGAGCACCGGCGGCAACGAGGTCACGGAAGACGCCGCGACCTCCACCGTCCACCACGACGGCCCCTACAGCGGCGCGGTGGGCGACAGCTCGTACTGGAACATGGCGATCAGCGGTTACGTCTCTCCGACCAACCGGCCCTGA
- a CDS encoding Fur family transcriptional regulator, with protein MSDLLERLRGRGWRMTAQRRVVAEVLDGEHVHLTADEVLARATARLPEISRATVYNTLGELVSLGEVVEVTTDGRAKRYDPNAHRPHHHLVCSRCGAIRDVHPDGDPLTDLPASERFGFTLSAVEMTYWGVCPDCA; from the coding sequence ATGAGTGACCTGCTGGAACGGCTTCGCGGACGTGGCTGGCGGATGACCGCCCAGCGCCGCGTCGTCGCCGAGGTTCTCGACGGCGAGCACGTCCACCTCACCGCGGACGAGGTGCTGGCGCGCGCCACGGCCCGGCTGCCGGAGATCTCCCGCGCGACGGTCTACAACACCCTCGGGGAGCTCGTCTCGCTCGGTGAGGTGGTCGAGGTGACCACCGACGGCCGCGCCAAGCGCTACGACCCCAACGCCCATCGGCCCCACCACCACCTGGTGTGCTCACGCTGCGGCGCCATTCGCGACGTCCACCCCGACGGCGACCCGCTGACGGATCTGCCCGCCTCCGAGCGGTTCGGCTTCACCCTCTCCGCCGTCGAGATGACCTACTGGGGCGTCTGTCCCGACTGCGCCTGA
- a CDS encoding glyoxalase/bleomycin resistance/extradiol dioxygenase family protein has protein sequence MDVLCPRLLVTRFAECFRFYDAVLPELLGAVRSKGDESGPYANWDLAEQGVLVLFDRAAMAGVVGTSDLPSSAGPAQDGVMPVSRVPDVDAAWGFCLAHGGVPVTPATDRPEWGPTLRTAHLRDPEGTLIELQSYDGQTGESARKPSHLPLW, from the coding sequence ATGGATGTCCTCTGCCCCCGCCTGCTGGTCACCCGCTTCGCGGAATGCTTCCGCTTCTACGACGCCGTGCTCCCCGAGCTGCTGGGGGCGGTCCGCAGCAAGGGCGACGAGTCCGGTCCGTACGCCAACTGGGACCTCGCCGAGCAGGGCGTCCTGGTGCTGTTCGACCGCGCCGCGATGGCCGGCGTGGTCGGCACCTCGGATCTGCCGTCCTCCGCCGGGCCGGCCCAGGACGGCGTGATGCCGGTCTCGCGGGTGCCCGACGTCGATGCGGCGTGGGGATTCTGCCTCGCCCACGGCGGGGTGCCGGTCACCCCGGCCACGGACCGTCCGGAGTGGGGACCGACCCTGCGCACCGCCCATCTCCGGGACCCGGAAGGCACTCTGATCGAGCTCCAGTCCTACGACGGACAAACCGGAGAATCCGCCCGAAAACCCTCCCACCTGCCCCTTTGGTAA
- the katG gene encoding catalase/peroxidase HPI, with protein sequence MSESEIHDAKAAEATDAAGGCPVAHGRAAHPTQGGGNRQWWPERLNLKILAKNPAVANPLGEEFDYAAAFRSLDLPAVKRDIAEVLTTSQDWWPADFGNYGPLMIRMAWHSAGTYRVSDGRGGAGSGQQRFAPLNSWPDNVSLDKARRLLWPVKKKYGKSISWADLLILTGNVALETMGFETFGFAGGREDSWEAEEDVFWGPETEWLGDARYTGDRELENPLGAVQMGLIYVNPEGPNGNPDPLAAARDIRETFRRMAMNDEETVALIAGGHTFGKTHGAGPADNVGPDPEAAPMEQMGLGWKSTFGTGAGAHAITSGLEVTWTTTPTQWGNGFFKHLFEYEYELTKSPAGAHQWVAKDAPEIIPDAHDPSKKRRPTMLTTDLSLRFDPIYEPISRRFYENPAEFADTFARAWYKLTHRDMGPVARYLGPEVPSEVLLWQDPLPAREGALIDAADIATLKEQVLGSGLTVSQLVSTAWASASSFRGSDKRGGANGARIRLEPQRNWEVNSPDELAQVLRTLEGIQQSFNAAGGKQVSLADLIVLAGGAAVEKAAEDGGFAIEVPFTPGRVDAAQDQTDVESFDNLEPAADGFRNYVGKGNRLPAEYLLLDKANLLTLSAPEMTVLVGGLRVLGANHGQSRHGVLTDRPGTLTNDFFVNLLDMDTAWKSTSSAQDEFEGRDSGGAVRWTGTRADLVFGSNAELRAVAEVYASDDAKEKFVKDFVAAWDKVMNLDRFDLA encoded by the coding sequence ATGTCTGAGTCCGAGATCCATGACGCAAAGGCCGCAGAGGCGACGGACGCCGCCGGTGGCTGCCCGGTCGCGCACGGGCGCGCCGCGCACCCGACCCAGGGCGGCGGAAACCGGCAGTGGTGGCCGGAGCGGCTCAACCTCAAGATCCTCGCCAAGAACCCCGCCGTGGCGAACCCCCTCGGTGAGGAGTTCGACTACGCCGCGGCGTTCCGGAGCCTGGACCTCCCAGCCGTCAAGCGGGACATCGCCGAGGTGCTGACCACCTCGCAGGACTGGTGGCCCGCCGACTTCGGCAACTACGGCCCGCTCATGATCCGCATGGCCTGGCACAGCGCCGGCACCTACCGCGTCAGCGACGGCCGCGGCGGCGCCGGCTCCGGCCAGCAGCGCTTCGCCCCCCTCAACAGCTGGCCGGACAACGTCAGCCTCGACAAGGCCCGCCGACTGCTCTGGCCGGTCAAGAAGAAGTACGGCAAGAGCATCTCCTGGGCCGACCTGCTGATCCTCACCGGCAACGTCGCCCTGGAGACGATGGGCTTCGAGACCTTCGGCTTCGCCGGCGGCCGGGAGGACTCCTGGGAGGCGGAGGAGGACGTCTTCTGGGGCCCCGAGACCGAGTGGCTCGGCGACGCCCGCTACACCGGCGACCGCGAGCTGGAGAACCCGCTCGGCGCCGTCCAGATGGGCCTCATCTACGTCAACCCCGAGGGCCCCAACGGCAATCCCGACCCGCTCGCCGCGGCCCGCGACATCCGGGAGACGTTCCGCCGGATGGCGATGAACGACGAGGAGACCGTCGCCCTGATCGCCGGCGGCCACACCTTCGGCAAGACCCACGGCGCGGGCCCGGCGGACAACGTCGGCCCGGACCCCGAGGCCGCCCCCATGGAGCAGATGGGCCTCGGCTGGAAGAGCACCTTCGGCACCGGCGCCGGCGCGCACGCGATCACCAGCGGCCTGGAGGTCACCTGGACCACCACGCCCACCCAGTGGGGCAACGGCTTCTTCAAGCACCTCTTCGAGTACGAGTACGAGCTCACCAAGAGCCCGGCCGGCGCCCACCAGTGGGTGGCCAAGGACGCCCCGGAGATCATCCCGGACGCGCACGACCCGTCGAAGAAGCGCCGCCCGACGATGCTCACCACCGACCTCTCGCTGCGCTTCGACCCGATCTACGAGCCGATCTCGCGGCGCTTCTACGAGAACCCCGCGGAGTTCGCGGACACCTTCGCCCGCGCCTGGTACAAGCTGACGCACCGCGACATGGGCCCGGTCGCCCGCTACCTCGGCCCGGAGGTCCCCTCCGAGGTGCTGCTGTGGCAGGACCCGCTGCCGGCCCGCGAGGGCGCGCTGATCGACGCCGCGGACATCGCCACCCTCAAGGAGCAGGTCCTCGGCTCCGGCCTCACGGTCTCCCAGCTGGTCTCGACCGCCTGGGCCTCGGCCTCCTCGTTCCGCGGCTCCGACAAGCGCGGCGGTGCCAACGGCGCCCGCATCCGCCTGGAGCCGCAGCGCAACTGGGAGGTCAACAGCCCCGACGAGCTGGCGCAGGTGCTGCGCACCCTCGAAGGCATCCAGCAGTCCTTCAACGCCGCCGGCGGCAAGCAGGTCTCGCTGGCCGACCTGATCGTGCTCGCGGGCGGCGCGGCCGTCGAGAAGGCGGCCGAGGACGGCGGCTTCGCCATCGAGGTGCCGTTCACCCCGGGCCGTGTGGACGCCGCGCAGGACCAGACGGACGTCGAGTCGTTCGACAACCTGGAGCCGGCCGCCGACGGCTTCCGCAACTACGTCGGCAAGGGCAACCGCCTGCCCGCCGAGTACCTGCTGCTCGACAAGGCGAACCTGCTGACGCTGAGCGCCCCCGAGATGACCGTGCTCGTCGGTGGTCTGCGCGTCCTGGGCGCCAACCACGGCCAGTCCAGGCACGGCGTCCTCACCGACAGGCCGGGCACGCTGACCAACGACTTCTTCGTCAACCTGCTCGACATGGACACGGCGTGGAAGTCCACCTCCTCGGCGCAGGACGAGTTCGAGGGCCGCGACTCCGGCGGCGCGGTCAGGTGGACCGGCACCCGTGCGGACCTGGTCTTCGGCTCGAACGCCGAGCTGCGGGCGGTCGCCGAGGTCTACGCCAGCGACGACGCGAAGGAGAAGTTCGTGAAGGACTTCGTCGCGGCGTGGGACAAGGTGATGAACCTCGACCGGTTCGACCTCGCGTGA